In a single window of the Limnochorda sp. L945t genome:
- a CDS encoding IS1634 family transposase gives MGAALSRHRTGPFGGRWPAYSSLGWHDLTKPSLPPKTLFRGTGRRSCRPWEGPISSGRFRRDLVIPDLTSVYLEGRTCPLARFGYSRDKKRGKKQFTVGLLTNAEGCPVAVEVFPGNVGDPQTLPSQIDRVRRRFGIDYVVFVGDRGMIVTARLADLQAVGFGWVTALRAPDIQELRAQGLFQPSLFDRQGVAEITDPERPGERLVICYNPLVAEERRRKREELLLATERELAKVEARVRRRRRKPLTADEIGVAVGKVLGRWKMGKHFHLTIRDGHFAFQRDPASIAREAELDGFDVLRTNVSADRMDPVQVQRTYQSLRQIEQNFRAMKSALDLRPVYHRLEDRVRAPTFLCMLALYVRWHMERALRPLLQEDPRQSFEGLMMQLETLQRHTAEVAGQEVTILGEPEPLHRRIFQLLGVPLT, from the coding sequence TTGGGCGCAGCGCTCTCTCGTCACCGGACCGGGCCCTTCGGGGGGAGGTGGCCCGCATACAGCAGCCTTGGTTGGCACGACCTCACGAAGCCCAGCCTCCCCCCGAAGACCCTTTTTCGAGGAACCGGGCGGAGGTCATGTCGCCCCTGGGAGGGTCCGATCTCCTCCGGTCGGTTCCGGAGGGATCTTGTCATACCCGACCTGACCAGCGTCTATCTGGAGGGGAGGACCTGCCCTCTGGCCCGCTTCGGGTACAGCCGGGACAAGAAGCGGGGGAAGAAGCAGTTCACCGTGGGGCTGCTCACCAACGCGGAGGGCTGCCCGGTCGCCGTCGAGGTCTTCCCGGGGAATGTGGGAGACCCCCAGACCCTCCCCTCCCAGATCGACCGGGTGCGGCGCCGCTTCGGGATCGACTACGTGGTCTTCGTCGGCGACCGGGGGATGATCGTCACGGCACGCCTGGCCGACTTGCAGGCGGTGGGCTTCGGGTGGGTTACCGCCCTTCGGGCGCCCGACATCCAGGAGCTGCGCGCACAGGGGCTGTTCCAGCCGAGCCTCTTCGACCGGCAGGGCGTGGCGGAGATCACGGACCCTGAACGCCCCGGGGAGCGGCTGGTCATCTGCTACAACCCGCTGGTGGCCGAGGAGCGGCGGCGAAAGCGCGAGGAGCTGCTTTTGGCCACGGAGCGGGAGTTGGCCAAGGTGGAGGCCCGGGTGCGCCGGCGCCGCCGCAAGCCCCTGACGGCGGACGAGATCGGGGTGGCCGTGGGCAAGGTGCTGGGCCGCTGGAAGATGGGCAAGCACTTTCACCTCACCATCCGCGACGGGCACTTCGCCTTCCAGCGGGACCCCGCATCCATTGCCCGGGAGGCGGAGCTGGACGGGTTTGACGTGCTGCGCACGAACGTCTCGGCCGACCGGATGGACCCGGTCCAGGTGCAACGCACCTACCAGTCGCTGCGCCAGATCGAGCAGAACTTCCGAGCGATGAAAAGCGCCCTGGACCTGCGCCCGGTCTACCACCGGCTGGAGGACCGGGTGCGGGCCCCCACGTTCTTGTGCATGCTGGCCCTCTACGTGCGCTGGCACATGGAGCGGGCCCTGCGGCCGCTGCTCCAGGAAGACCCCCGCCAGTCCTTCGAGGGGCTGATGATGCAGCTGGAGACGCTGCAACGCCACACTGCGGAGGTAGCCGGGCAGGAGGTCACGATCCTCGGCGAACCCGAACCCCTCCACCGCCGGATCTTCCAGCTCTTGGGGGTTCCCCTGACGTAG
- a CDS encoding IS256 family transposase, whose translation MPAYHVVSPNGKVQKVDRRKARKVPFLPESIQLPLRRLGEQVKGGLTALVLQLAVAALGEMMEAELAERVGPKGRHRRERPAYRHGQAKGWVVVLGRKVSVQRPRARSKDRQEVVLDTYLWAQQEDSLTEAVVARLLHGVSTRGYRETLDGTDALPGKGVSRSRISARFTQTMGRLLEERLTQRLDQGSIVALVVDGVRVGDSSVVVALGIDADGRKRLLGLREGATENEAVVKGLLQDLVERGLSSDQGLLVVMDGAKALRAAVRAVFGKQALVQRCQVHKKANVLDHLPESAKAWVARKLDQAYGEPDYSVAREALERLADRLEVEHPGAADSLREGLDETLTLHRLGIPGLLRLSLASTNTVESALSVVRAKAGRVKRWRSGQHAERWVGIGLLAAESRFRRIRGYRLIPMLQAALRRAIGAEVAMSEPVLATG comes from the coding sequence ATGCCAGCATATCACGTGGTCAGCCCGAATGGGAAGGTTCAGAAGGTCGACCGCCGGAAGGCTCGAAAGGTACCGTTTTTGCCCGAAAGCATCCAGCTTCCCCTGCGCCGGCTGGGGGAGCAGGTGAAGGGGGGCCTGACGGCGCTGGTGCTGCAGCTGGCTGTTGCGGCCCTCGGGGAGATGATGGAAGCCGAGCTGGCCGAGCGGGTCGGACCCAAGGGGCGGCATCGCCGGGAGCGTCCCGCCTACCGCCATGGCCAGGCAAAGGGCTGGGTGGTGGTGCTGGGCCGCAAGGTGAGCGTCCAGCGTCCTCGGGCCCGCTCCAAAGACCGCCAGGAGGTGGTGCTCGACACCTACCTGTGGGCCCAGCAGGAGGACAGCCTGACCGAAGCGGTGGTGGCCCGGCTGCTCCACGGGGTGTCGACCCGGGGCTATCGGGAGACGCTGGACGGGACCGACGCGCTCCCGGGTAAGGGGGTCTCCCGAAGCCGGATCAGTGCCCGCTTCACCCAGACCATGGGTCGGCTGCTGGAGGAGCGCCTGACCCAGCGGCTCGATCAGGGGTCCATCGTCGCCTTGGTCGTCGATGGGGTGCGGGTGGGCGACTCCTCGGTGGTGGTGGCCTTGGGCATCGATGCCGACGGGCGCAAGCGGCTGTTGGGCTTGCGGGAAGGGGCGACGGAAAACGAAGCGGTGGTCAAGGGACTGCTGCAAGACCTGGTTGAGCGGGGTCTGTCCTCCGATCAGGGGCTGTTGGTGGTGATGGACGGGGCCAAGGCCTTGCGGGCCGCCGTCCGAGCCGTCTTCGGAAAGCAGGCCCTCGTCCAGCGGTGTCAGGTCCATAAGAAGGCGAACGTGCTGGACCACCTGCCGGAGTCGGCGAAGGCCTGGGTGGCCCGCAAGCTGGACCAGGCCTACGGGGAGCCGGACTACAGCGTCGCCAGGGAGGCCCTGGAGCGCCTGGCCGACCGGCTCGAGGTGGAGCACCCGGGGGCAGCGGACAGCCTGCGGGAGGGGTTGGACGAAACCCTGACGCTGCACCGGCTGGGCATCCCGGGCCTGCTGCGGCTGTCGCTGGCCTCCACCAACACGGTGGAGTCGGCGCTGTCGGTGGTGCGCGCCAAGGCGGGGCGGGTGAAGCGCTGGCGTTCTGGTCAGCACGCCGAGCGGTGGGTGGGGATAGGGCTTCTGGCGG